tgGTAATGTGTGAAGGGATTATTGAGTCATCCCTTATTTATAAAAGTTGATTTTGGATAATGAATATATCTGAATGAGCTGAAGGCACTGTAACTAGCTATATGCTTAGTAAAAAGGTTAGCTTTTGAAAACAGATCAGTGTATTTTGAGATGGTATATGCATGTCGGGAGCATAGACATTGACTGGTTGGTGAAGGCATTGAAAGAATCTGCAtgcatagtaaaaaaaaatgggatttaaaaaaaagggtcagtgtattttgagatggtttgtacATGTCGGAAGAATCGGTGGGTAAAGAAGTATAAAGAGAGCAATCCCTCCTTTATAAAAGTTAAGTTAGGATACTGAAAGCAAAATAATGAGCTGAAGGTGGTGTAAATAGATGTATGCATACAATAAAACCTGTTAGCTTTTGAAAACATAGATCAGGGTATTTTAAGATGGTTTATAAAGATGGTTTATAAGAGTGGAGAGTTATTGGTGGCGAAAATGAATAAGAATGGGCTTGTTATTATGGATGAGTGAGAGTACTTGCATTGTTGCAAGTAGGGTTCGATGGACTGTTGATCAACCTTTTGTGTAAATATACCAAATGGCTAATACTATAGGAGTTTTGTGTACAGAAAGCTGATCCATGACGCTTTATAAGTTACAAAAAcatttacgcgtatatatatatatatatatatatatatatatatatatatatatatatatatatgtatatatatatatatatatacatatatatatatatatatacatatataaatgtacattcatacatatatatatatctatacatatatatatatatatatatatatatatatacatatatatatatggatatacatatatatgtatgtatatatgtgtatgtttgtgtgtatgtatatgtgtatgcatatgtatatttacatgtataaataatatatatatatatatatatatatatatatgtatatatatatatgtatatatatatatatatatatatatatatatatatatgcattatataaaatatatatatatatatatatatatatatatatatatatattatatactgtatacatcaaaatacacaattttccgtgtatttgagataaatgaaataacccacaatgtatgaaaaattagatttatttatcacatgtggttcatgtgataaggtatacataggagagtcagtagattttgaaagaagaaaaagagagtatAGAGATTCTattagaagaggagatgaaaatagcgctgtttttaaacatacgACACgagaaaatcatccaatagattttaaaaatatggacacatatcaatgcctgatacacatagacggaaactgattgaagctgttttaattcagaattctaatgattttaatacatatcaaagtaattttaaattggacaagtttttaaataatattgtaaaaaacaatgtaactattgttagggaattgttaaaagatgtaaacaaatcaccgtgaaatgctgttaatgatcgttaagactgtaacgggctttttatctcttacgaacctttctgtacctctttttcaaaaatttgtaaccatctgttttctgaagaggaaggaaagctaaataaatttaatttttcatacattttgggttattttatttatatatatatacatacatatatatatatatatatatatatatatatatatatatatacatatatatatatatatatatatatatatatatatatattatatatatatatagatatatatgtatacacacatatatatatatatatatatatatatatatatatatatatatatatatatatatatatatatatatatatatacttataagtaaatgagtatgtatagacatatatatgcacatataaatatatatctatacatatatttacatatgaatatgtatacatatgtatgtatccatatatatacttatataaatatgtatatatatacatacatatatacagcatagtgTCTGGGTGTGTTCAAATATAGACATGTCTCCCTTCGCACGATATAAGTaatcaaaaatatatcatattcgtTTTTCTTGTGTTTCATTAAAGTTACATTATAGAAAACTAAGATGGTATTCTATTGAATAGAATATCAAGAAAGGGTGTTCCTTGATAGAGACAACAAGGAATTCTCCACTGAGACATAACTCTGATGGTATTCTATTGAATGAAATACCAAGAAAAGGTATTCTATCTTAGATATAACAAAGAATGCTCCAACGAGACTAAATACCAAGATAATGTATTCTACGATCGAGAGGACAAAGAATTCTCCAACGAGACAAAATACCAAGATAATGTATTCTACGATCGAGAGGACAAAGAATTCTCCAACGAGACAAAATATAATGAGAAGGCATTTTACGATAGAGAAAACAAAGAATTCTCCAATGGGACAGAATACCAAGAAAAGGTATTTTTTGATAGAGAGAACAAAGATTTCTCCAACGAGACAGAATACCAAGAAAAAAGTATTCTTCGATAGAGAGAACAAAGAATTCTCCAAGGAGACAAAGGGCAAAATAAGGTGTACTTCCTTACAGAGAACAAAGAATTCTCCAACGAGACAAAATACCAAGAGAAGTTATTTTACGATAGAGAGAACAAAGAATTCTCCAACGagacagaataccaagagaagaTATTTTTCGATAGAGAGAACAAAGAATTCTCCAACGAGACAAAAGGCAAAATAAGGTACACTTCGTTACAGAGAACAAAGAATTCTCCAACGAGACAGAATTCCAAGAGAAGATATTTTTCGATAGAGAGAACAAAGAACTCTCCAACGAGACAGAATACCAAAAGAAGGTATTCTTCGATAGAGAGAACAAAGAATTCTCCAACGAGACAGAATACCTAGAAAATATATTCTTCGATAGAGAACAAAGAATTCTCCAACGAGACAGAGTACCAAGAGAAGGTATTCTACGATAGAGAGGACAAAAAATTCTCCAAAGAGACAAAATACCAATGGAAGGTATTCTACGATAGAGAAGACGAAGAATTCTCCAACGAGACAAAATACCAAGAGAAAGTGTTTTACGATCGAAAGGACAAAGACTTCTCCGAGAAAAAATACCAAGAGAAGGGATTCTACGATAGAGAGGACTAAGAATTCTCGGAGACAAAATACCAAGAGAAGGTATTCGACGATAGAGAGGACAAAGAATTCTTCAATGAGACAAAATACCATGAGAAAGTATTCTACGATTGAGAGGTCCAAGAATTCTCCAACCagacagaataccaagagaaggTATTCTACGATAGAGAGAAGGGATTCTCCAAAGATTTTAAAATGCCAATAGAAGTATTCTACGATATATAGAACAAAGGATTCTTCAACGAGACAAAATACCAAGAGAAGGTATTCTACGATAGAGAACATTCTCCAAGGAGACAAAATACCAATAGAAGGTATTTTACGATATATAGAACAAAGGATTCTCCAACGATACGAAATACCAAGAGAAGGTATTCTACGATAGAGAGAACAAATGATTCTCCAACCATACAAAATACCAATGCAAGGTATTCTACGATTGAGAGGACAAGGAATTCTCGAATGAGACAAAGAATTCTCGAACGAGACAAAGAATTCTCCAACGAGACTCGCCTATGACGTAGAATATTATTGCTTCGACCCGAATCAAATATCATTCTGAGATGAAACGTGTATTGACACGTGTCGAATCCAGCCACCGTTCGCTTATATCATGAATATTGTAGCGATGGAAATTCATTTCCAGTGTTTTATAAAAGCTGGAGAGAATTAATTAATCCTTTCGTGTTCTGTATAGTAGACATCTGTATctgttacgataaaaaaaaaaaaaaaaaaaaaagtgtcggcTAAAAGTCATGAAATTAATTCTTCTCTTTTCTGGTGATGAAATAAAACTTGGAAATTTATGTGACTGAAGGGATGATTTAAATTGTAGATCTGTTGCCATATAGTGAGAGCAATTAATTATTATGACTACGAAAATTGAATGTAATGCAGGAATCTATcgttttcttttaaatgaaattaaattaatcTTGGAAATAGTATTATTGCGATGAATTTTCAATTTTGTCACGTTTTTTTAACTCTTATATTGtacatttgaaatatttcaatttagaTAAGAAAGaactaaaatatgtaaaaaaaaaaataattttgaaaaccaaTAACGGCTGACTTTTTGAAAGCAACGTGGATtaaaatcttagtttttttttttcataaatcagtATCCTATAAGTTATATATCTTTGGTTACGAATCACTGGATATGAATAAATTGTAAATTACGTTTATTGTTcagtaaataaatgataaattagtGGTTTGTGAATAAGAAATAAATCCTAATTTCCAAATGTGAACTCTTGAAAAcatcaaaaatagatatatttaaaacGCAAGAACTAAATGCAGTTGGCATCGCAGTGAAGTATCTGCTACGAATATTATTTTTACGCTAATTAATGTTCATAAAATTTGCATATAATTGATTCCAGAAACAATAACGTTTCCTTCGGACTTTATAACGAGGGATCATTAGCATCCTGCTCTGGGAGTGTGGGCCATCTCAGTGGAAAATTTGACCATAAAACCGACTTGTTCCtgtttatgcatatatgcatgaagTGAGATCTGCTATCTATGGTAAACAAACATATAAAAGTGTAATAATGAATCCGTTATGTAACAAAGACATAAAAAAAGTCCTCTAA
The nucleotide sequence above comes from Palaemon carinicauda isolate YSFRI2023 chromosome 2, ASM3689809v2, whole genome shotgun sequence. Encoded proteins:
- the LOC137616491 gene encoding uncharacterized protein — protein: MKYQEKVFYLRYNKECSNETKYQDNVFYDREDKEFSNETKYQDNVFYDREDKEFSNETKYNEKAFYDRENKEFSNGTEYQEKVFFDRENKDFSNETEYQEKKNKEFSNETEYQEKVFYDREDKKFSKETKYQWKVFYDREDEEFSNETKYQEKVFYDRKDKDFSEKKYQEKGFYDRED